The Streptomyces tendae genome has a window encoding:
- a CDS encoding serine/threonine protein kinase: protein MGWAHASTDRPVAGRYRLVEITHRETNRVSWYADDLRTGRPCLATRIDLPADAAEGARRTPSRILRAGDNVARLCPGRIAEVVDAVAEGGGLWIVTSWIDGTPLDEVLLQQGTFAPVRAAGVALDLLEVLDAAHAEAVTHGELSPGQLFLPESGPVVVGGYGLAGTTSAPRLTAPSYAAPEQARDERLGPAADLWALGAILYTMLEGRPPFRDRGRVAATLKGVDRLPLRPPMRCGPLTQVVTGLLRKEARERPNRQVVREVLTRVLRDDPGGVHAPCARAAFGGAWRRAGRARRTVLAGTALAVVAVTAAAVAVARGLPGDDRAAGTPPVSATASGGTASPAPAPTGAPSPAPSGAASPGPSRTAAPSAPGTGALPAGYRTYRAPEGFSVALPAGWERQDTSRATRLSYRVTFGADDDPRTLAVTYSERVGPDPVAVWRDTVEPGLVGTGSYRRIGVIRPTTYQGREAADMEWLAADDGTRVRTFGRGFLLGEGRGFSLRWTTPAADWTRPGSREALRTVLRTFRPGSA from the coding sequence ATGGGCTGGGCGCACGCCTCCACCGATCGGCCGGTCGCCGGCCGTTACCGGCTGGTCGAGATCACGCATCGCGAGACCAACCGCGTCAGCTGGTACGCCGACGACCTGCGGACCGGCCGGCCGTGCCTGGCCACCCGGATCGACCTGCCGGCGGACGCCGCGGAGGGCGCCCGGCGGACGCCCTCGCGGATCCTGCGGGCCGGCGACAATGTGGCCCGGCTGTGCCCGGGCCGCATCGCGGAGGTCGTCGACGCTGTCGCCGAGGGCGGCGGGCTGTGGATCGTCACCTCATGGATCGACGGCACGCCGCTCGACGAGGTGCTGCTCCAGCAGGGCACGTTCGCCCCGGTGCGGGCGGCGGGTGTCGCGCTGGACCTGCTGGAGGTGCTGGACGCCGCGCACGCGGAGGCCGTCACGCACGGCGAGCTCAGCCCCGGCCAGCTGTTCCTGCCCGAGTCCGGTCCGGTGGTCGTCGGCGGCTACGGACTGGCCGGCACGACGTCGGCCCCCCGGCTCACGGCACCGTCGTACGCGGCGCCGGAGCAGGCCCGCGACGAGCGGCTCGGTCCCGCCGCAGACCTGTGGGCGCTGGGCGCGATCCTCTACACGATGCTGGAGGGCCGCCCGCCGTTCCGGGACCGGGGCAGGGTCGCGGCCACGCTGAAGGGGGTGGACCGGCTGCCGCTGCGCCCGCCGATGCGCTGCGGGCCGCTCACCCAGGTCGTCACGGGACTCCTCCGCAAGGAGGCCCGGGAGCGGCCGAACCGGCAGGTGGTCCGGGAGGTGCTCACCCGGGTGCTGCGCGACGACCCCGGCGGTGTCCACGCGCCGTGCGCGCGGGCGGCGTTCGGGGGCGCCTGGCGCCGTGCGGGGCGGGCGCGCAGGACCGTGCTCGCCGGCACCGCCCTGGCCGTGGTGGCGGTGACGGCCGCCGCGGTCGCCGTGGCGCGGGGGCTGCCCGGCGACGACCGCGCCGCCGGCACCCCGCCGGTTTCGGCGACCGCGTCCGGCGGCACCGCCTCACCCGCACCGGCCCCGACCGGCGCCCCCTCGCCCGCGCCCTCCGGTGCCGCCTCGCCGGGCCCGTCCCGCACCGCCGCGCCGTCCGCGCCGGGCACGGGCGCCCTCCCCGCCGGCTACCGGACCTACCGGGCGCCGGAGGGATTCTCCGTGGCCCTGCCCGCGGGCTGGGAGCGGCAGGACACCTCGCGCGCCACCCGGTTGTCCTACCGCGTCACCTTCGGCGCCGACGACGACCCGCGCACCCTCGCCGTCACCTACAGCGAGCGGGTGGGTCCGGATCCGGTCGCCGTCTGGCGGGACACCGTGGAGCCGGGGCTCGTCGGGACCGGCTCCTACCGGCGGATCGGCGTGATCCGGCCGACGACGTACCAGGGGCGCGAGGCCGCCGACATGGAGTGGCTGGCGGCGGACGACGGCACCCGGGTGCGCACCTTCGGCCGGGGATTCCTGCTGGGCGAGGGCCGGGGTTTCTCGCTGCGCTGGACCACCCCGGCCGCCGACTGGACGCGGCCCGGCAGCCGCGAGGCGCTGCGGACGGTCCTGCGCACCTTCCGGCCCGGCTCAGCGTGA